One genomic segment of Streptomyces sp. TLI_146 includes these proteins:
- a CDS encoding helix-turn-helix domain-containing protein has protein sequence MIRSPRAWALEQNDRRTVFATGPEATMFAESRPFHVARHRLPAWKAVLPIGGHAELLQPGRPLVAAPGLIVPPQLVHACAATSPYLALFIDSWLLPPCPGPVQLDGGEVRRLLAALGTTDSDGPGVGADLGAGYAGLRTLAGRPSPLDPRVAHAVDLCTLRDPDLPIASIAAEVGLSAPRLRALVRQDVGISLAHLRRWGRLRTAIAGLPDSTAALAAAGAGFADQAHLTRTARDFTGRTPASLKRWEAG, from the coding sequence ATGATCCGTTCACCTCGTGCCTGGGCACTTGAACAAAACGATCGCCGCACCGTCTTCGCGACCGGCCCCGAGGCGACGATGTTCGCCGAGTCCCGCCCGTTCCACGTCGCCCGACACCGCCTGCCCGCCTGGAAAGCCGTGCTGCCGATCGGCGGCCACGCCGAACTCCTCCAGCCGGGGCGGCCCTTGGTGGCGGCGCCGGGGTTGATCGTGCCGCCGCAGCTCGTCCATGCCTGCGCGGCGACCTCGCCCTACCTCGCCCTGTTCATCGACTCCTGGCTGCTGCCGCCGTGCCCGGGGCCGGTACAGCTCGATGGCGGCGAGGTCCGCCGCCTGCTCGCCGCGCTCGGCACCACCGATTCCGACGGCCCCGGCGTCGGCGCGGACCTGGGCGCCGGATACGCCGGGCTGCGGACACTCGCCGGGCGCCCGTCCCCGCTCGATCCGAGAGTCGCCCACGCCGTCGACCTGTGTACGTTGCGCGATCCGGACCTGCCCATCGCCTCCATCGCCGCCGAGGTCGGACTGTCGGCGCCGCGGTTGCGCGCCCTGGTCCGCCAGGACGTGGGTATCTCCCTTGCCCACCTGCGCCGATGGGGCCGGCTGCGGACCGCGATCGCGGGCCTGCCGGACTCGACGGCCGCTCTGGCCGCAGCCGGCGCGGGCTTCGCCGACCAGGC
- a CDS encoding MauE/DoxX family redox-associated membrane protein gives MHAIASVVLAVFLVVTGVMHFLSPGYFRTLIPAWLGRERLLVAGSGAAEVVAGVLVLVPGGRQAGGWAAAALITCYLVSHGDALRRARPDRPRLLERPVGAVARLVVNALYIAWAVAVARSAP, from the coding sequence ATGCACGCTATCGCTTCCGTCGTCTTGGCGGTGTTCCTGGTCGTCACGGGGGTCATGCACTTCCTGTCCCCCGGCTACTTCCGCACGCTGATACCCGCATGGCTCGGCCGGGAGCGGCTCCTGGTGGCCGGTAGCGGGGCGGCCGAGGTCGTGGCGGGTGTGCTGGTGCTGGTCCCGGGCGGCAGGCAGGCCGGGGGTTGGGCCGCCGCCGCCCTGATCACCTGTTACCTGGTGTCCCACGGGGACGCGCTGCGACGGGCGCGGCCGGATCGGCCCCGGCTGCTGGAGCGGCCGGTCGGAGCGGTGGCTCGGCTGGTAGTGAACGCCCTGTACATCGCCTGGGCGGTGGCGGTGGCCCGCTCCGCGCCGTGA
- a CDS encoding NAD(P)/FAD-dependent oxidoreductase: MSHRLVVVGAGYAGLSAAKLLARKLRRDNVTITLVNASDRFVERVRLHQLAAGQRLVTLPLRQRLAGTSVRLVVARVTAIDATARSVSLDVAPGAIGYDTLVYAAGSRAWFDGVPGAAEHAYTVADLEQATRLRRRVAAMASGDTVAVVGAGLTGLETASELAASHPELRVRLVTGADDVGSGLVPRARTHVRRTLDRLDVSVHPGTVVAAVRQDGLDTLDGTSFAADAVVWTTGFRAPELARAAGFATDENGRMLVDATLRSVSHPEVYAVGDAAAGICVGGAPSRMSCQAALPMGRGVAEVVAARLSGREPGPVRIGYVFTNISLGRRDGVVQFTRPDDRPRRFALTGRVAAAHKEAVVRSTVGFGAWGASSTYEQDS; the protein is encoded by the coding sequence ATGAGTCATCGCCTCGTCGTCGTGGGAGCCGGTTACGCCGGTCTGTCGGCGGCCAAACTCCTCGCCCGCAAGCTGCGCCGCGACAATGTCACGATCACGCTGGTCAACGCCTCGGACCGGTTCGTGGAACGGGTCCGGCTCCATCAACTGGCCGCCGGACAACGCCTCGTGACGCTGCCCTTGCGCCAGCGCCTCGCCGGTACATCGGTCCGGCTGGTCGTCGCGCGCGTGACCGCGATCGATGCCACTGCCCGAAGCGTGAGTCTTGACGTCGCTCCCGGAGCGATCGGCTACGACACCCTGGTGTACGCGGCGGGCAGCCGGGCGTGGTTCGACGGTGTCCCGGGTGCGGCCGAGCACGCGTACACCGTCGCCGACCTTGAACAGGCGACGCGGTTGCGGCGCAGGGTCGCCGCGATGGCGTCGGGCGACACCGTCGCGGTGGTGGGGGCAGGGCTGACCGGGCTGGAGACCGCCTCGGAACTGGCGGCGAGCCACCCCGAGTTGCGGGTCCGGCTGGTCACGGGGGCCGATGATGTGGGGTCCGGGCTCGTGCCGCGGGCCCGGACCCATGTGCGACGCACTCTGGACCGGCTGGATGTCTCGGTTCACCCGGGGACGGTGGTCGCCGCGGTGCGTCAGGACGGCCTGGACACTCTTGACGGCACGTCGTTCGCCGCTGACGCCGTGGTGTGGACCACCGGGTTCCGTGCGCCGGAGCTGGCGCGGGCGGCAGGATTCGCCACGGATGAGAACGGCCGGATGCTCGTCGACGCCACCTTGCGCTCGGTCTCGCACCCCGAGGTGTACGCCGTGGGTGACGCGGCCGCCGGGATCTGCGTGGGCGGGGCGCCGAGCCGTATGTCCTGCCAGGCGGCCCTGCCCATGGGCCGGGGCGTGGCCGAGGTCGTCGCGGCGCGGCTGTCCGGCCGGGAACCCGGACCCGTACGGATCGGATACGTCTTCACCAACATCAGCCTCGGCCGACGCGACGGTGTCGTCCAGTTCACCCGCCCCGACGACCGCCCGCGCAGGTTCGCCCTGACGGGACGCGTCGCGGCGGCCCACAAGGAGGCTGTCGTGCGAAGCACGGTGGGGTTCGGAGCGTGGGGTGCGTCGAGCACGTACGAGCAGGATTCCTGA
- a CDS encoding VOC family protein, with protein MPVRRLNHAVLYVRDVARAVEFYTDVFGFKLDVDIPGRAAFLSAEDTLNDHDLGLFSVGPDAPGPEQGRVGLYHLAWEVGTLGELVAVADKINKRGAMVGSTNHGVSKSLYAKDPDGNEFEIMWRVPREDWPTGAEETRPGPLDLEESLKRWGPDRKTGAAAGSAT; from the coding sequence ATGCCTGTACGCCGCCTCAACCACGCGGTGCTCTACGTGCGTGACGTCGCACGAGCCGTCGAGTTCTACACCGACGTCTTCGGCTTCAAGCTCGACGTCGACATCCCCGGCCGCGCCGCGTTCCTCAGCGCCGAGGACACGCTCAACGACCACGACCTCGGCCTCTTCTCCGTCGGACCGGACGCACCCGGGCCCGAGCAGGGCCGCGTCGGCCTCTACCACCTGGCCTGGGAAGTGGGCACCCTCGGCGAGCTGGTCGCCGTCGCCGACAAGATCAACAAGCGTGGCGCCATGGTCGGCTCCACGAACCACGGCGTGTCGAAGTCCCTGTACGCCAAGGACCCCGACGGCAACGAGTTCGAGATCATGTGGCGGGTCCCCCGCGAGGACTGGCCGACCGGGGCCGAAGAAACCCGCCCCGGCCCGCTCGACCTCGAGGAGTCACTCAAGCGCTGGGGCCCCGACCGCAAGACCGGCGCCGCGGCCGGATCCGCCACCTGA
- a CDS encoding MerR family transcriptional regulator, with the protein MREETLSIGELSQRTGVPVRTIRFYCDEGFLDPVRSTGGHRRFRAEAVRRLTLLRRLRALGLGLAAIDTVLSGRGSVAEAAAREREKIDVELAALAWRRASLRAVEQAPPAEREPRLELLAAVADGGAARHALEAFWSRVALPSLPEDGAAMVISVSVPELPDDPAPEQMVAYATLVAIVQDQRLRQRFWARTRTGEEFLAYRNALVEGGVGEVCELARPLVRAGRQPGPGPLLDRFVDVHAATRGTRDSPAFRHALARTGAADRSPGLHRYWELVGDITGEDVTVGAAHAWLLDSLHRAVTPREAR; encoded by the coding sequence GTGCGCGAGGAGACCCTGTCCATCGGCGAGCTCTCCCAGCGAACCGGCGTGCCCGTACGCACGATCCGCTTCTACTGCGACGAGGGCTTCCTCGATCCGGTGCGCAGCACGGGTGGACACCGCCGCTTCCGGGCGGAGGCGGTCCGGCGGTTGACGCTGTTGCGTCGGCTGCGCGCACTCGGACTCGGACTGGCGGCGATCGACACCGTACTGAGTGGTCGGGGATCCGTCGCCGAAGCGGCCGCGCGCGAACGCGAGAAGATCGACGTCGAGTTGGCGGCACTGGCCTGGCGCCGTGCCTCGCTGCGCGCGGTCGAGCAGGCTCCACCGGCCGAGCGGGAACCGAGGCTGGAACTGCTGGCCGCGGTCGCCGACGGCGGGGCGGCCCGGCACGCCCTGGAGGCGTTCTGGAGCCGCGTGGCCCTGCCCTCGTTGCCCGAAGACGGCGCCGCCATGGTCATCTCGGTCAGCGTTCCCGAGCTGCCGGACGACCCCGCCCCCGAGCAGATGGTTGCCTACGCCACGCTGGTCGCGATAGTGCAGGACCAGCGGCTGCGGCAGCGGTTCTGGGCACGCACCCGTACGGGCGAGGAGTTCCTCGCGTATCGGAACGCTCTGGTCGAAGGTGGAGTCGGCGAAGTGTGCGAGCTCGCACGCCCACTCGTACGGGCGGGTCGGCAGCCGGGCCCCGGGCCCTTGCTCGACCGGTTCGTCGACGTGCACGCGGCCACACGAGGCACCCGCGACAGCCCCGCGTTCCGGCACGCCCTGGCACGCACCGGGGCCGCCGACCGGAGTCCTGGCCTGCACCGGTACTGGGAGCTCGTCGGGGACATCACGGGCGAGGACGTCACCGTCGGGGCGGCACACGCCTGGTTGCTGGACTCGCTCCATCGTGCGGTCACGCCACGGGAAGCCCGATGA
- a CDS encoding maleylpyruvate isomerase family mycothiol-dependent enzyme, whose product MTQPHIDRLASGLLAQTAAFADAVDGTDWDAFVPTCPRWRLRVLVGHLGQAPRWAAGIVRGDPPGAVPDPHEARPPQDWRAWLLTGASELVTAVRETGPDAPVWTVAGPAPASFWLRQVTHDTAVHTADAAFLAGVPYTVEPDLAADAVTQLLELLSAPVMATLKPAVASLRGRGSIGLRAREESVEGWVITRTPTGVSWRRGAGPADVTVTGPMRDLMLVLMRRLPPQRLTIDGDRPLFDHWLAHSAL is encoded by the coding sequence ATGACGCAGCCTCATATCGACCGGCTGGCCTCGGGCCTGCTCGCACAGACCGCGGCGTTCGCGGACGCCGTGGACGGCACGGACTGGGACGCCTTCGTACCGACCTGCCCGCGGTGGCGGCTTCGGGTCCTGGTCGGACACCTCGGACAGGCGCCGCGCTGGGCGGCGGGAATCGTACGCGGAGACCCGCCCGGCGCCGTCCCCGACCCGCACGAAGCGCGGCCTCCGCAGGACTGGCGGGCCTGGCTCCTCACGGGCGCCTCGGAGCTGGTCACGGCCGTACGGGAGACCGGCCCCGACGCGCCGGTCTGGACGGTGGCGGGGCCGGCACCGGCGTCGTTCTGGCTACGGCAGGTCACCCACGACACCGCGGTGCACACGGCCGATGCCGCGTTCCTGGCGGGCGTGCCGTACACCGTCGAACCCGACCTGGCGGCCGACGCCGTGACCCAGCTCCTGGAGCTGCTGTCCGCACCCGTCATGGCGACCCTGAAGCCCGCGGTGGCTTCGCTGCGGGGAAGGGGCTCGATCGGGCTGCGGGCTCGCGAGGAGTCGGTCGAAGGGTGGGTGATCACACGCACGCCGACGGGGGTGTCATGGCGGCGGGGCGCGGGACCGGCGGACGTCACCGTGACGGGTCCGATGCGGGACCTGATGTTGGTACTGATGCGGCGCCTGCCGCCACAGCGCCTGACGATCGACGGGGACAGGCCGCTGTTCGACCACTGGCTGGCCCACTCCGCCTTGTAG
- a CDS encoding NADP-dependent oxidoreductase produces the protein MKAIALESYGSADDLRLVELPDPKVAPGEVLVRVKAAAVNPVDWKLAAGYLDPIMEVRFPLISGWDMAGVVERVGLDATEFAVGDEVFGYVRKDWAQNGTYAELVAAPVRTLAKKPAALSWEQAAGAPLAGLTAYQTIKRVGLAKGETVLIHAAAGGVGSLGVQIAVALGARVIGTASERNHDFLRELGAEPVTYGDGLADRVRNLAPDGVDAALDFIGEGAVGVSQQLLRERDRVASITDGEATATGGHYVWVRPDADGLAALAALADAGKLTVPVEHALPLAETAEAWRLSQAGRTRGKIVLTV, from the coding sequence ATGAAGGCAATCGCGCTCGAATCGTACGGATCCGCCGACGACCTGCGACTGGTCGAGCTGCCCGATCCCAAGGTCGCGCCCGGTGAGGTCCTCGTCCGGGTGAAGGCGGCCGCGGTCAATCCCGTCGACTGGAAACTCGCCGCCGGTTACCTGGACCCGATCATGGAGGTTCGTTTCCCGCTGATCTCCGGCTGGGACATGGCCGGTGTGGTGGAACGGGTCGGCCTGGACGCGACCGAGTTCGCGGTGGGCGACGAGGTCTTCGGCTACGTACGCAAGGACTGGGCGCAGAACGGCACGTACGCGGAGCTCGTCGCCGCGCCCGTGCGCACCCTGGCCAAGAAGCCCGCCGCGCTGAGCTGGGAGCAGGCCGCCGGAGCGCCGCTCGCGGGGCTCACCGCCTACCAGACGATCAAGCGGGTCGGTCTGGCCAAGGGCGAGACCGTGCTGATCCACGCCGCGGCCGGCGGCGTCGGCTCGCTCGGCGTGCAGATCGCCGTCGCGCTCGGCGCCCGGGTGATCGGCACGGCCAGTGAACGCAACCACGACTTCCTCCGCGAGCTCGGCGCGGAACCGGTCACCTACGGGGACGGGCTCGCCGACCGCGTACGGAACCTGGCACCCGACGGCGTCGACGCGGCCCTCGACTTCATCGGCGAGGGCGCGGTCGGCGTCTCCCAGCAGCTGCTCCGCGAGCGCGACCGGGTCGCGTCCATCACCGACGGGGAGGCCACGGCCACGGGCGGCCACTATGTCTGGGTGCGTCCCGATGCCGACGGTCTGGCGGCGCTCGCCGCGCTCGCGGACGCGGGCAAGCTGACGGTGCCCGTGGAACACGCGCTGCCGCTGGCCGAGACCGCCGAAGCGTGGCGCCTGAGCCAGGCGGGCCGCACGCGAGGAAAGATCGTCCTGACCGTCTAG
- a CDS encoding protein-tyrosine phosphatase family protein → MTASRESWEPTGAGVLRLPSGRLVRGRGLRRPLPEGPTPSYAVYLLGKPPPDVPWQFEWLPWPDFWLPSDRGQAAKVLREAWERAERERVEVACGGGRGRTGTALACLAVLDGVAAEEAVDFVRRNYDRHAVETPWQRRYVRRFGG, encoded by the coding sequence GTGACCGCGAGCCGTGAATCCTGGGAGCCGACCGGGGCAGGCGTTCTGCGCCTCCCGTCCGGGCGGCTGGTACGAGGCCGGGGTCTGCGGCGGCCGCTTCCGGAAGGCCCCACACCCTCGTACGCCGTCTATCTGCTCGGCAAGCCGCCGCCAGACGTCCCCTGGCAGTTCGAGTGGCTGCCCTGGCCGGACTTCTGGCTGCCCAGTGACCGAGGCCAGGCGGCGAAGGTGCTCCGCGAGGCGTGGGAGCGTGCGGAACGCGAGCGCGTCGAGGTCGCGTGCGGCGGCGGCCGGGGGCGTACCGGCACCGCCCTGGCCTGTCTCGCCGTCCTTGACGGGGTGGCTGCCGAGGAGGCCGTGGACTTCGTACGGCGGAACTACGACCGCCATGCCGTCGAGACGCCCTGGCAGCGCCGTTACGTACGCCGCTTCGGCGGCTGA
- a CDS encoding heavy metal-binding domain-containing protein translates to MSQAMYHARELAMSRMEAEASTLGADGIVGVRLDIEFKEFGSDIAEFIAIGTAVKADGADPGPGGT, encoded by the coding sequence CTGTCCCAGGCCATGTACCACGCGCGTGAGCTCGCGATGAGCCGGATGGAAGCGGAGGCGAGCACTCTGGGGGCGGACGGGATCGTGGGGGTGCGGCTGGACATCGAGTTCAAGGAGTTCGGCTCGGACATCGCCGAGTTCATCGCGATCGGCACGGCGGTGAAGGCGGACGGCGCGGATCCGGGGCCGGGCGGGACCTGA
- a CDS encoding heavy metal-binding domain-containing protein produces the protein MGSCVYHVAHQRFAQVLSNTGRNVEIEPFTQALYEARELAMSRMQAEGNALEAEGIVAVQLRQHTHNWGTHTTEFFAIGTAVRPLRDDHVIERPTMVLSLDA, from the coding sequence ATGGGCTCGTGTGTCTACCACGTTGCCCACCAGCGCTTCGCCCAAGTGCTGAGCAACACGGGCCGCAACGTCGAGATCGAACCCTTCACCCAGGCACTCTACGAAGCACGCGAGCTGGCGATGAGCCGTATGCAGGCCGAGGGAAACGCCCTGGAGGCCGAGGGGATCGTGGCTGTCCAGCTGAGGCAGCACACCCATAACTGGGGCACGCACACCACCGAGTTCTTCGCCATCGGAACAGCCGTGCGCCCGCTTCGCGACGACCACGTCATCGAGCGGCCGACCATGGTGCTGAGCCTCGATGCCTGA